In the genome of Cupriavidus malaysiensis, one region contains:
- a CDS encoding methylated-DNA--[protein]-cysteine S-methyltransferase has translation MISHRLIASPLGDILLRADGARLTGAYFSGQKYHPAGVVPTAAPPAASARLFEQAADELADYFRAGAPRFTVPLGLVGSPFQRRVWQALLAIAPGSTRTYGEIARELGLAAGHARAVGGAVGRNPLSVLVPCHRVLGADGSLTGYAGGVERKRFLLRLEADAAAARSPLLHAAALAAA, from the coding sequence ATGATCAGCCATCGTCTCATCGCCAGCCCGCTGGGCGACATCCTGCTGCGCGCCGACGGCGCACGGCTGACCGGCGCCTACTTCTCCGGCCAGAAGTACCACCCGGCCGGCGTGGTGCCGACGGCCGCGCCGCCGGCCGCATCGGCCCGCCTGTTCGAGCAGGCGGCGGACGAGCTGGCCGACTATTTCCGCGCCGGCGCGCCGCGCTTCACCGTGCCGCTGGGGCTGGTCGGGAGCCCGTTCCAGCGCCGCGTGTGGCAGGCCCTGCTGGCGATCGCGCCGGGCAGCACGCGCACCTATGGCGAGATCGCGCGGGAGCTGGGGCTGGCCGCGGGGCATGCGCGCGCGGTCGGGGGCGCGGTCGGGCGCAATCCGCTCTCGGTGCTGGTGCCCTGCCATCGCGTGCTTGGCGCCGACGGCAGCCTGACCGGCTATGCGGGCGGCGTGGAGCGCAAGCGCTTCCTGCTGCGGCTGGAAGCCGATGCCGCGGCGGCGCGGTCGCCGTTGCTGCATGCGGCCGCGCTGGCCGCCGCCTGA
- a CDS encoding DNA-3-methyladenine glycosylase 2 family protein, translated as MELDPDTCYKAIASRDRRFDGRFFVGVSSTGVYCRPICAVRTPKPQNCSFYESAAAAEKHGFRPCLRCRPELAPGHGLADISGRLAQAAATLIEEGQMAESGVAGLAQRVGVSERHLRRLFEAQFGVSVLEYAQTQRLLLAKRLLTDTVMPVTEVALAAGFGSVRRFNDVLKARYGLTPLAMRKRAADAPADQFVFDLGYRPPLAWEALLGFLAARVVEGVEAVDGGAYARTLAVSSGRRTHLGWLRVEHVPARSVLRVTLSGSLAHAIPQALGKVRRLCDLGCRPDVVDRHLGVLADDLPGMRLPGAVDGFEIAVRAVAGQVVSVKQARVMLARLAAAHGPLLPQTHGPLQRCFPDAATLAALPAGALAACGVPPAKARAIQAIAAEVAQGRLLLEPPAEPEQTVARLCALPGVGDWTAQYVAMRALGWPDAFPATDYALRKVLEADGVRAVQAHAAQWAPWRAYAAVHLWRRYEESKP; from the coding sequence ATGGAACTCGATCCCGACACCTGCTACAAGGCCATTGCCTCGCGCGACCGCCGCTTCGACGGGCGCTTCTTCGTCGGCGTCTCGTCGACCGGGGTGTATTGCCGGCCCATCTGCGCGGTGCGCACGCCCAAGCCGCAGAACTGCAGCTTCTATGAAAGCGCCGCGGCCGCCGAGAAGCATGGCTTCCGCCCCTGCCTGCGCTGCCGGCCCGAGCTGGCGCCGGGGCACGGCCTGGCCGATATCTCGGGGCGCCTGGCACAGGCTGCGGCCACCCTGATCGAAGAGGGCCAGATGGCCGAGAGCGGGGTGGCCGGGCTGGCGCAGCGTGTCGGTGTCAGCGAGCGCCACCTGCGCCGCCTGTTCGAGGCCCAGTTCGGCGTCTCGGTACTGGAATACGCGCAGACTCAGCGCCTGCTGCTGGCCAAGCGATTGCTGACCGACACCGTGATGCCGGTGACCGAGGTGGCGCTGGCCGCCGGCTTCGGCAGCGTGCGCCGTTTCAACGATGTGCTGAAGGCCCGCTATGGCCTGACGCCCCTGGCCATGCGCAAGCGCGCCGCCGACGCGCCGGCGGACCAGTTCGTGTTCGATCTCGGCTACCGGCCGCCGCTGGCCTGGGAGGCCCTGCTCGGGTTTCTCGCCGCGCGCGTGGTGGAGGGTGTCGAGGCCGTCGACGGCGGCGCCTACGCGCGTACCCTGGCGGTGTCGAGCGGCCGCCGCACCCACCTCGGCTGGTTGCGTGTCGAGCACGTGCCGGCGCGCTCGGTCCTGCGCGTGACGCTGTCCGGTTCGCTGGCGCATGCGATCCCGCAGGCGCTGGGCAAGGTCCGCCGGCTGTGCGACCTGGGCTGCCGGCCGGACGTGGTCGACCGCCACCTGGGCGTGCTGGCCGACGACCTGCCCGGCATGCGCCTGCCCGGCGCGGTCGACGGCTTCGAGATCGCGGTGCGGGCGGTGGCCGGGCAGGTGGTCTCGGTCAAGCAGGCCCGCGTCATGCTGGCGCGCCTGGCGGCGGCACACGGCCCGCTGCTACCCCAAACCCATGGGCCGCTGCAGCGCTGCTTCCCGGATGCCGCCACCCTGGCCGCGCTGCCGGCGGGGGCGCTGGCCGCCTGCGGCGTGCCGCCGGCCAAGGCGCGCGCCATCCAGGCCATCGCCGCCGAGGTGGCGCAGGGCCGGCTGCTGCTGGAGCCGCCGGCCGAGCCGGAGCAGACCGTGGCCCGCTTGTGCGCGCTGCCGGGCGTCGGTGACTGGACCGCGCAGTATGTCGCCATGCGCGCGCTCGGCTGGCCCGATGCCTTTCCCGCCACCGACTACGCGCTGCGCAAGGTGCTGGAGGCCGATGGCGTGCGCGCCGTCCAGGCGCACGCCGCCCAGTGGGCGCCCTGGCGCGCCTATGCCGCCGTCCACCTGTGGCGCCGCTATGAGGAGAGCAAGCCATGA
- a CDS encoding LysE family translocator has protein sequence MSSTTEVLAVAAITVLAVVSPGPDFAMVVRNSYRHGRRAGLLGALGIALGVQVHVFYTMFGVTLLMQHAHGLLYVVKLLGAAYLVWIGIQTWRRPPPAGPVRQEPEALPARAALRMGFLTNALNPKTTLFVVSTYTQVVDAQTPLPAQFGYGLFMSAAHLAWFSLVACCFAAPALRVALLRHARLLDRCIGSALVSLGLALGFSKLA, from the coding sequence ATGAGCTCAACGACCGAGGTACTCGCCGTCGCCGCCATCACCGTGCTGGCTGTCGTCAGCCCAGGGCCGGACTTCGCCATGGTGGTCCGCAACAGTTACCGGCACGGCCGCCGCGCGGGCCTGCTGGGTGCGCTGGGCATCGCGCTCGGGGTGCAGGTCCACGTCTTCTACACCATGTTCGGCGTGACCCTGCTGATGCAGCACGCGCACGGCCTGCTGTACGTGGTGAAGCTGCTCGGCGCGGCCTACCTGGTGTGGATCGGCATCCAGACCTGGCGCCGGCCGCCGCCCGCCGGGCCGGTACGGCAGGAGCCGGAAGCCCTGCCCGCGCGCGCGGCACTGCGCATGGGGTTCCTGACCAATGCGCTCAATCCCAAGACCACGCTGTTCGTGGTCAGCACCTACACCCAGGTGGTGGACGCGCAGACCCCCTTGCCGGCGCAGTTCGGCTATGGCTTGTTCATGTCGGCCGCCCACCTGGCGTGGTTCAGCCTGGTGGCCTGCTGCTTCGCCGCGCCGGCACTGCGCGTGGCCTTGCTCCGCCATGCCCGCCTGCTCGACCGCTGCATCGGCTCAGCCCTGGTCAGCCTGGGGCTGGCGCTCGGGTTCAGCAAGCTGGCCTGA
- the thpR gene encoding RNA 2',3'-cyclic phosphodiesterase, with protein sequence MVRAGQPAPAGATAPDAAGRGEPGAATVRLFVAVDVPPALAAALLATLPRDAAVRPAPVAQVHLTLCFLGACAAPAVAQVEHALAGVTSPAFTLVPRDGGRFRGRQGSVLWIGVADPAPLRALHEAVRSALREAGLSLPRERFLPHLTVARCRPGAPEPLLQAWLAARRGAAWPAVEVGRFLLYASELSPGGARHHVLRAFPLAPSGQLAEPERQPQADQG encoded by the coding sequence ATGGTGCGGGCGGGGCAGCCTGCGCCGGCAGGGGCGACGGCCCCGGACGCGGCCGGCCGCGGCGAGCCGGGCGCCGCCACGGTGCGCCTGTTCGTCGCCGTCGACGTGCCGCCGGCACTGGCGGCAGCGCTGCTGGCGACGCTGCCGCGCGACGCCGCCGTCCGCCCGGCGCCGGTGGCGCAGGTCCATCTGACCTTGTGCTTTCTCGGTGCTTGTGCGGCGCCGGCGGTCGCGCAGGTGGAGCACGCGCTGGCCGGTGTGACGTCGCCCGCCTTCACGCTGGTGCCGCGCGATGGCGGCCGCTTCCGCGGCCGCCAGGGCAGTGTGCTCTGGATCGGTGTGGCGGATCCGGCGCCGCTGCGGGCGCTGCACGAGGCGGTGCGCTCCGCGCTGCGCGAGGCGGGGCTGTCCTTGCCGCGCGAGCGCTTCCTGCCGCACCTGACCGTCGCCCGCTGCCGGCCTGGCGCGCCGGAACCGCTGCTGCAGGCGTGGCTGGCCGCGCGGCGCGGGGCTGCCTGGCCGGCCGTCGAGGTCGGCCGCTTCCTGCTCTATGCGAGCGAACTGTCTCCGGGCGGCGCGCGCCACCATGTCTTGCGGGCCTTCCCGCTGGCGCCTTCAGGCCAGCTTGCTGAACCCGAGCGCCAGCCCCAGGCTGACCAGGGCTGA